The Paracoccus sp. MC1862 genome includes a window with the following:
- a CDS encoding hydroxypyruvate isomerase family protein: MARFAANLTFLFTELPVLERFAAARSAGFEGAEMLFPYDLAAPELSAALRAAGLEFVLMNTPPPNWAGGPRGFAAVPGGEERFRRDFDRALRFAQALRCRHLHVMAGRAEGPAARRSLVENLRWACARAPHASLLIEPINSDDMPGYFLADYDLAAELIDEVGAPNLGLQFDAYHAQRITGDAIACWDRHARRARHVQIAGFPGRHEPKGGEIDYAVFFRHVDAAGYNGWVGAEYVPATTTEAGLRWLRGTAA, from the coding sequence ATGGCGCGCTTTGCCGCCAACCTGACCTTCCTGTTCACCGAACTGCCGGTGCTGGAACGCTTTGCCGCCGCCCGCAGCGCGGGGTTCGAGGGCGCCGAGATGCTGTTCCCCTATGACCTCGCCGCGCCCGAACTGTCCGCCGCGCTGCGGGCAGCGGGACTGGAATTCGTGCTGATGAACACCCCGCCCCCGAACTGGGCGGGCGGACCCCGAGGCTTCGCCGCCGTGCCCGGGGGAGAGGAGCGGTTCCGCCGCGACTTTGATCGCGCCCTGCGTTTCGCCCAGGCGCTGCGCTGCCGTCACCTGCATGTCATGGCGGGCCGCGCCGAAGGCCCGGCGGCGCGGCGCAGCCTTGTCGAGAACCTGCGCTGGGCCTGCGCCCGCGCGCCCCATGCCAGCCTGCTGATCGAGCCGATCAACAGCGACGACATGCCGGGTTACTTCCTGGCCGACTACGACCTCGCGGCCGAGCTGATCGACGAGGTCGGCGCGCCGAACCTCGGGCTGCAGTTCGACGCCTACCACGCCCAGCGGATCACGGGAGACGCCATCGCCTGCTGGGACCGCCACGCCCGCCGCGCCCGCCATGTCCAGATCGCGGGTTTTCCCGGCCGGCACGAGCCGAAAGGCGGCGAGATCGACTATGCCGTGTTCTTTCGCCATGTGGATGCGGCGGGCTACAACGGCTGGGTCGGCGCGGAATACGTCCCCGCGACGACGACCGAGGCCGGGCTGCGCTGGTTGCGCGGAACGGCTGCCTGA
- a CDS encoding BatA domain-containing protein codes for MMMLGPLGFAVPWMLAAGAALPVLWFLLRAVPPSPREVVFPGTALLKGLADPAPITRHTPWWLLMLRLMAVAAAILALAGPVWRPGPQTTGSGPLLLVVDAGWAAAPGWQEAQARGLAALDQAQGQGRPVALWIADGQGGRGSGPVFGTGAEAAAALRAAAPQAWGTRYPDDPAAMLAEAPERLDTLWLADGLDHPGRAGLLQALATRGGVTVVPPRRILRSLALDGAPQPALVLRASAAGPLPDVLAMGPDPQGVQRQLARLTPPEAVATPDGAVAATLVIDLPPELRNRVTRFAIEGEASAGAVVLADDRVRRRKVALVGDARATEGQSLLSPLHYLRQALAPSTDLVEGGLADVLPAAPDVVVLVDAAPGANADPLAEWVEDGGLLIRFAGPRMAAQETLAEDPLLPVRLRPGGRDAGGALSWGEPRGISPFAADGLFAGLAVPQDVTIRAQLLPEPDPDLPGRTLAQLADGTPLVTRAPFGEGQVMLVHTTANAEWSNLALSGLFVSMLDRMVQSARRSLSDPADTAEAAHWTAETVLDGFGRPQAPEGLAPVAAADFAAGPSPLAPAGVYAAAERRAALNAGGPLSPAAWPGATVEAADTAPGTPLAGWLLALAGLLLTADALGTALIAGSRRGQGAAA; via the coding sequence ATGATGATGCTGGGCCCCCTGGGCTTCGCGGTGCCGTGGATGCTCGCGGCCGGGGCGGCGCTGCCGGTGCTGTGGTTCCTGCTGCGCGCGGTGCCGCCAAGCCCGCGCGAGGTTGTGTTCCCCGGCACCGCGCTGCTGAAGGGACTGGCCGATCCCGCGCCGATCACCCGGCACACGCCCTGGTGGCTGCTGATGCTGCGGCTCATGGCGGTCGCGGCGGCGATCCTGGCCCTTGCCGGCCCGGTCTGGAGGCCGGGGCCGCAGACGACCGGCTCGGGACCGTTGCTGCTGGTGGTGGATGCGGGCTGGGCGGCGGCGCCGGGCTGGCAAGAGGCGCAGGCGCGGGGGCTCGCGGCGCTGGACCAGGCGCAGGGGCAGGGCAGGCCGGTGGCGCTATGGATTGCGGACGGGCAGGGTGGCCGTGGTTCAGGCCCGGTGTTCGGCACGGGCGCGGAGGCTGCCGCCGCCCTGCGCGCCGCTGCACCGCAGGCCTGGGGGACGCGCTACCCCGATGATCCGGCGGCGATGCTGGCCGAGGCACCCGAGCGGCTCGATACGCTGTGGCTTGCCGATGGACTGGACCATCCGGGCCGCGCGGGGCTGCTGCAGGCTCTGGCCACGCGGGGCGGCGTGACCGTGGTGCCGCCGCGCCGCATCCTGCGCTCGCTGGCGCTGGACGGCGCGCCGCAGCCCGCGCTGGTCCTGCGAGCCTCGGCGGCGGGGCCGTTGCCGGACGTGCTGGCGATGGGACCGGACCCGCAGGGCGTGCAGCGCCAGCTTGCGCGCCTGACTCCGCCCGAAGCCGTTGCCACGCCGGATGGCGCCGTTGCCGCTACGCTGGTCATCGACCTGCCGCCCGAACTTCGCAACCGCGTCACCCGCTTTGCCATCGAGGGCGAAGCCTCGGCGGGTGCCGTGGTGCTTGCCGACGACCGCGTCAGGCGGCGCAAGGTGGCGCTGGTGGGTGACGCCCGCGCGACCGAGGGGCAGAGCCTGCTGTCGCCGCTGCATTACCTCCGGCAGGCGCTCGCCCCGTCGACCGATCTCGTCGAAGGAGGGCTTGCCGATGTCCTGCCCGCCGCGCCGGATGTCGTGGTTCTGGTCGATGCCGCGCCGGGCGCCAATGCCGACCCGCTGGCGGAATGGGTCGAGGACGGGGGGCTATTGATCCGCTTTGCCGGTCCGCGCATGGCGGCACAGGAAACGCTGGCCGAGGACCCGCTGTTGCCCGTGCGCCTGCGCCCCGGCGGCCGTGACGCGGGGGGCGCGCTCAGCTGGGGCGAGCCGCGGGGGATCTCTCCCTTCGCCGCGGACGGGCTGTTCGCCGGTCTTGCGGTCCCGCAGGATGTGACGATCCGGGCGCAGTTGCTGCCAGAGCCCGACCCGGACCTGCCCGGCCGCACGCTGGCGCAGCTTGCCGACGGCACGCCGCTGGTCACGCGCGCCCCCTTCGGCGAAGGGCAGGTCATGCTGGTCCACACCACGGCCAATGCGGAATGGAGCAACCTTGCCCTGTCTGGTCTGTTCGTGAGCATGCTGGACCGCATGGTGCAATCCGCCCGCCGCAGCCTCTCCGATCCTGCCGACACGGCCGAGGCCGCGCATTGGACGGCCGAGACCGTGCTGGACGGCTTCGGCCGCCCGCAGGCGCCCGAGGGCTTGGCCCCGGTCGCGGCGGCGGATTTCGCGGCCGGGCCGAGTCCGCTTGCCCCGGCAGGGGTTTATGCCGCGGCTGAGCGCCGGGCGGCGCTGAACGCGGGCGGGCCCTTGTCGCCCGCCGCATGGCCCGGCGCCACGGTCGAGGCCGCGGACACCGCCCCCGGCACGCCGCTGGCCGGCTGGCTGCTGGCGCTGGCCGGCTTGCTGCTGACCGCCGACGCCCTGGGCACCGCCCTGATCGCGGGCAGCCGGCGCGGGCAGGGGGCCGCTGCATGA
- a CDS encoding DUF1285 domain-containing protein encodes MTDKGEKSGHDRATGAGIMEAARQAGRRGPPPVHLWNPPYCGEMDLEIRPDGQWIHEGSPIGRPGMVRLFASVLKREGDQFFLVTPVEKLGIRVVDAPFLAVDAEISDDLIRFTTNVGDEVVAGPDNPIRVEDRDGEPRPYVHVRRGLDALIDRKTFYRLVEAAQDGGSGRLVLRSQGASFPLEG; translated from the coding sequence ATGACGGACAAGGGCGAAAAATCCGGGCACGATCGCGCGACCGGCGCGGGCATCATGGAAGCCGCACGACAGGCCGGACGGCGCGGGCCGCCCCCGGTTCACCTGTGGAACCCGCCCTATTGCGGCGAGATGGACTTGGAAATCCGCCCGGACGGGCAGTGGATCCACGAGGGCTCGCCCATTGGCCGGCCCGGGATGGTGCGGCTTTTTGCATCTGTGCTGAAGCGTGAGGGGGATCAATTCTTCCTCGTCACGCCGGTCGAGAAGCTGGGCATCCGGGTCGTGGACGCGCCCTTCCTCGCCGTGGATGCCGAGATTTCCGACGACCTGATCCGCTTCACCACCAATGTCGGCGACGAGGTGGTGGCCGGTCCCGACAACCCCATCCGGGTCGAGGACCGGGACGGCGAGCCGCGCCCCTATGTCCATGTCCGCCGCGGCCTTGATGCGCTGATCGACCGCAAGACCTTCTACCGGCTGGTCGAGGCGGCACAGGACGGCGGCTCGGGTCGGCTTGTCCTGCGTTCTCAGGGCGCCAGTTTCCCCCTGGAGGGCTGA
- a CDS encoding ABC transporter ATP-binding protein → MKDPRDPRPPLDSPRDAADPAMARDPRDPARDEVLTDPRPDPTEPAGPAAVLPVVPSPGKAAAVPEATSDKPPIFERSEHIPVSEAPGKQSAGLFSANEGRSPSGAAARSGSDTNAVLSVHDLRISFVNEGRSTPAVKGVSFTVGRGETVALVGESGSGKSVTALSTVQLLGASARIEGSVRYNGAEMIGAPEEKLRAVRGNDISFVFQEPMTSLNPLHTLERQIGESLALHQGLTGQKAQTRIIELLNRVGIRDAESRLADYPHQLSGGQRQRVMIAMALANGPELLIADEPTTALDVTIQAQILDLLADLKRDEGLSMLFISHDLGIVRRIADRVCVMQGGEIVEQGPVEDIFRNPRHPYTRKLLAAEPKGIAEPIDPAAPEIVSTEALRVWFPIKRGFLRRTVGHVKAVNAATLRVRAGETLGIVGESGSGKTTLALAIMRLIESTGPIVYMGRDISALQGRGLRRLRRDMQIVFQDPFGSLSPRMTVGQIIAEGLGVHGVEKGRDPRQMVTGIMAEVGLDPATMDRYPHEFSGGQRQRIAIARAMILRPKVVVLDEPTSALDMTVQVQIVELLRDLQRRHKLAFLFISHDLRVVRAMSHQIMVMRAGDVVEQGTTAQVFDAPQSDYTRALMAAAFHDSKDRP, encoded by the coding sequence GTGAAGGACCCCCGCGACCCCCGCCCGCCGCTGGACAGCCCCCGCGACGCCGCCGACCCGGCGATGGCCCGCGATCCGCGCGACCCCGCCCGCGACGAGGTGCTGACCGACCCTCGCCCCGACCCAACGGAACCTGCTGGCCCCGCTGCCGTTCTGCCGGTGGTCCCGTCCCCCGGCAAGGCCGCCGCTGTCCCCGAGGCCACCTCGGACAAGCCGCCCATTTTCGAGCGGTCTGAGCATATCCCAGTCTCGGAAGCGCCCGGAAAACAGTCCGCCGGACTGTTTTCAGCAAATGAGGGGCGAAGCCCGAGCGGGGCGGCGGCCCGGTCCGGCAGCGACACAAACGCCGTCCTTTCCGTCCACGACCTGCGCATCAGCTTCGTCAACGAGGGCCGCTCGACCCCCGCCGTCAAGGGAGTCAGCTTCACCGTGGGTCGCGGGGAAACCGTCGCGCTGGTGGGCGAATCAGGGTCCGGCAAGTCGGTCACGGCGCTGTCCACCGTCCAGCTTCTGGGCGCCTCGGCCCGCATCGAGGGCAGCGTCCGCTACAATGGTGCTGAGATGATCGGGGCGCCCGAGGAAAAGCTGCGCGCCGTGCGCGGCAACGATATCAGCTTCGTGTTCCAGGAGCCGATGACCTCGCTGAACCCGCTGCACACGCTGGAACGGCAGATCGGCGAAAGCCTGGCGCTGCATCAGGGCCTGACAGGTCAGAAAGCACAGACGCGCATCATTGAACTGCTGAACCGCGTCGGCATCCGCGATGCCGAAAGCCGCCTGGCCGACTATCCGCACCAACTGTCCGGGGGCCAGCGCCAGCGGGTGATGATCGCCATGGCCTTGGCGAACGGGCCGGAGCTGCTGATTGCGGACGAACCCACCACGGCGCTCGACGTGACGATCCAAGCGCAGATCCTCGACCTGCTGGCGGACCTCAAGCGCGACGAGGGGCTGTCGATGCTGTTCATCAGCCACGATCTCGGGATCGTGCGCCGCATCGCCGACCGCGTCTGCGTCATGCAGGGCGGCGAGATCGTGGAACAAGGGCCGGTCGAGGACATCTTCCGCAACCCCCGTCATCCCTATACCCGCAAGCTGCTGGCAGCCGAACCCAAGGGCATCGCCGAGCCGATCGACCCCGCCGCACCCGAGATCGTCTCGACCGAAGCCCTGCGCGTCTGGTTCCCGATCAAGCGCGGCTTCCTGCGCCGCACCGTAGGGCACGTCAAGGCGGTGAACGCCGCGACCCTGCGGGTACGGGCGGGCGAAACGCTGGGGATCGTGGGCGAATCCGGGTCCGGCAAGACGACGCTGGCGCTGGCGATCATGCGGCTGATCGAAAGTACTGGCCCGATCGTCTACATGGGCCGCGACATCTCGGCCCTGCAAGGCCGCGGGTTGCGGCGGCTTCGCCGCGACATGCAGATCGTCTTCCAGGACCCCTTCGGCAGCCTCTCCCCCCGCATGACCGTAGGCCAGATCATCGCCGAGGGACTGGGCGTGCACGGCGTCGAAAAGGGCCGCGATCCGCGTCAGATGGTGACCGGGATCATGGCCGAGGTCGGCCTCGACCCCGCCACGATGGACCGCTATCCGCACGAGTTCTCGGGCGGCCAGCGCCAGCGCATTGCCATCGCGCGGGCGATGATCCTGCGGCCGAAGGTGGTGGTGCTGGACGAACCGACCAGTGCGCTCGACATGACCGTGCAGGTCCAGATCGTCGAGCTTCTGCGCGACCTCCAGCGCCGCCATAAGCTCGCCTTCCTGTTCATCAGCCACGACCTGCGCGTGGTCCGCGCCATGAGCCACCAGATCATGGTCATGCGTGCGGGCGACGTGGTGGAACAGGGTACCACCGCGCAGGTCTTCGACGCGCCCCAAAGCGACTATACCCGCGCCCTGATGGCCGCGGCCTTTCACGACAGCAAAGACCGACCGTGA
- a CDS encoding DUF58 domain-containing protein — protein MRQPASPRAEGAVALRLGAEAAAAGLPELMLSAEKLAASVDPGAHGLRRAGSGEDFWQYRPAAAGDPASAIDWRRSARSDAAFVRERERQAPQSAVLWASGAAGMGWSGDAARPQKGERARLLALALGLLLLRGGERVGVGPADAKAGRLQAEVLGRDLLSAQAELPGAGTLRPHRRVVLIGDFLGDIGPLRALLDEATALNCRGALMQVLDPMEEEFPFAGAVRFRAPAGDRHATRNAGALREAYLARLAERRAELSRMAEGAGWRFGTHDTGAAASVALMWLHEALAP, from the coding sequence ATGCGTCAGCCCGCATCCCCTCGCGCGGAAGGCGCGGTCGCGCTGCGCCTGGGGGCGGAAGCTGCAGCCGCTGGCCTGCCCGAGCTGATGCTGTCGGCTGAAAAGCTGGCCGCCAGCGTCGATCCCGGTGCGCATGGGTTGCGCCGGGCAGGCAGCGGCGAGGATTTCTGGCAATACCGCCCTGCGGCCGCGGGCGACCCGGCCAGCGCCATCGACTGGCGCCGCTCGGCCCGGTCCGACGCGGCCTTCGTGCGGGAACGCGAGCGGCAGGCGCCGCAGTCGGCGGTGCTGTGGGCGTCCGGCGCCGCCGGCATGGGGTGGAGCGGGGATGCCGCGCGGCCGCAGAAGGGCGAGCGGGCGCGGCTGCTGGCGCTGGCGCTGGGGCTGCTGCTGCTGCGCGGGGGTGAGAGGGTGGGCGTCGGTCCCGCGGATGCCAAGGCGGGGCGGCTGCAGGCCGAGGTGCTGGGCCGGGACCTGCTGTCGGCGCAGGCCGAACTTCCCGGCGCAGGCACGCTGCGTCCGCATCGCCGGGTGGTGCTTATCGGGGACTTTCTGGGTGACATCGGTCCCCTGCGGGCGCTGCTGGACGAGGCGACGGCGCTGAACTGCCGGGGCGCGCTGATGCAGGTGCTCGACCCGATGGAGGAGGAATTTCCCTTTGCCGGCGCCGTCCGCTTCCGCGCGCCCGCGGGCGACCGTCACGCGACCCGCAATGCCGGGGCGCTGCGTGAGGCCTATCTCGCCCGGCTGGCCGAACGGCGGGCGGAACTGTCGCGCATGGCCGAAGGAGCGGGCTGGCGCTTCGGCACGCATGACACCGGCGCGGCGGCCTCGGTCGCGCTGATGTGGCTGCACGAGGCGCTGGCGCCATGA
- a CDS encoding glycosyltransferase produces the protein MKILFVHQNFPGQFPHLAPALAARGHDVLALTDEANERASPVRVVKYAKPPQVTTSHPLGRTYAEMAERGWLAARGARALRDRHGYAPDVIFGHSGWGETLFLREIWPEAKLLVYAELMYRTRGHDVGFEPEISPGTDEARVRTVARSAHLIQGLVQADAGLSPTRYQAESFPPELRSKLTVIHDGIDSDRVKPDPSATLPLPDGRVLRAGDEVLTYVSRSLEPYRGFHVFMRALPGVLAARPQAQVVVIGAEGVSYGGKPADAESWKAKMLDEMGDRLPLDRVHFLGRVPYQTYLSTLQVSRVHCYLTYPFVLSWSLTEAMSAGCLIVASDTEPVRELIRDGENGRLVPFHDRTALEAALIRALEGDPEAEGLRAAARAVIAGGYDLRRHSLPRLIDWVEGFGP, from the coding sequence GTGAAGATCCTGTTCGTCCACCAGAACTTCCCCGGCCAGTTCCCCCACCTTGCCCCCGCGCTTGCCGCGCGTGGCCATGACGTGCTGGCGCTGACGGACGAGGCGAACGAGCGCGCCAGCCCGGTCCGGGTGGTGAAATACGCGAAGCCCCCGCAGGTGACGACCAGCCACCCGCTGGGGCGGACCTATGCAGAGATGGCCGAGCGCGGCTGGCTCGCCGCCCGTGGCGCTCGGGCGCTGAGGGATCGCCATGGCTATGCGCCCGACGTGATCTTCGGCCATTCCGGCTGGGGCGAGACGCTGTTCCTGCGCGAGATCTGGCCCGAGGCGAAGCTGCTGGTCTATGCCGAACTGATGTATCGCACCCGAGGCCATGACGTGGGTTTCGAACCCGAGATCAGCCCCGGCACCGACGAGGCGCGGGTGCGCACCGTCGCCCGCTCGGCGCATCTCATCCAAGGCTTGGTGCAGGCCGATGCCGGGCTGTCGCCCACCCGCTATCAGGCCGAGAGCTTCCCGCCCGAACTGCGGTCCAAGCTGACCGTCATCCACGACGGCATCGACAGCGACCGGGTGAAGCCCGACCCCTCGGCCACGCTGCCGCTGCCCGATGGACGGGTGCTGCGCGCGGGTGACGAAGTGCTGACCTATGTCTCGCGCTCGCTGGAACCTTACCGCGGCTTTCATGTCTTCATGCGCGCGCTGCCCGGCGTGCTGGCGGCGCGGCCGCAGGCGCAGGTGGTCGTGATCGGGGCCGAGGGCGTCAGCTACGGCGGCAAGCCCGCCGACGCCGAAAGCTGGAAGGCGAAGATGCTGGACGAGATGGGCGACCGGCTGCCGCTTGACCGCGTGCATTTCCTCGGCCGGGTGCCCTATCAGACTTACCTGTCCACGCTGCAGGTTTCGCGCGTCCATTGCTACCTGACCTATCCCTTCGTCCTCAGCTGGTCGCTGACCGAGGCGATGTCGGCGGGCTGCCTGATCGTCGCCTCTGACACCGAGCCGGTGCGCGAACTGATCCGCGATGGCGAGAACGGCCGGCTCGTTCCCTTCCACGATCGCACCGCGCTGGAAGCCGCGCTGATCCGCGCGCTTGAAGGCGACCCCGAAGCCGAAGGGCTGCGGGCGGCGGCGCGAGCGGTGATTGCCGGCGGCTACGACCTGCGCCGCCACAGCCTGCCGCGCCTGATCGACTGGGTAGAGGGCTTCGGCCCCTAG
- a CDS encoding MoxR family ATPase has product MAAEDKLVADATLLAGRLTEARASIERRFVGQHEVVEQVLAAILSGGHALLVGQPGLGKTMLVDTLSTVLGLDSARIQFTPDLMPADILGSEVLDMRPDGTRAFRFVEGPVFTQLLMADEINRASPRTQSALLQAMQEGEVTIGGQHRPLGRPFHVLATQNPIEQEGTYPLPEAQLDRFLVQVDIDYPDRDTERAILLATTGVQRDRPHAVLDAASLIDAQRLVRAMPVGEGVTAAILDLVRSARPGGAEAPGWVGETLVWGPGPRAAQALMLLTRARAVLQGRFAPTLDDVAAMAAPVLRHRMALSFAARARRDSADAVIGRLMGESLRAAA; this is encoded by the coding sequence ATGGCCGCAGAAGATAAACTCGTCGCGGATGCCACCCTTCTGGCCGGGCGGCTGACCGAGGCCCGCGCCAGCATCGAGCGCCGCTTCGTCGGCCAGCACGAGGTGGTGGAACAGGTGCTGGCCGCGATCCTGTCGGGCGGACACGCGCTGCTGGTGGGTCAGCCGGGGCTGGGCAAGACGATGCTGGTCGATACGCTTTCGACCGTGCTGGGTCTCGACAGCGCCCGCATCCAGTTCACGCCGGACCTGATGCCGGCGGATATCCTCGGCTCCGAGGTGCTGGACATGCGCCCGGACGGCACCCGCGCCTTCCGCTTCGTCGAGGGGCCGGTCTTCACCCAGCTTCTGATGGCCGACGAGATCAACCGCGCCAGCCCCCGCACCCAGTCGGCGCTGCTGCAGGCGATGCAGGAAGGCGAGGTCACGATCGGCGGCCAGCACCGTCCGCTCGGCCGCCCGTTCCATGTGCTCGCGACCCAGAACCCGATCGAGCAGGAGGGGACATACCCTCTGCCCGAGGCGCAGCTTGACCGTTTCCTCGTGCAGGTGGACATCGACTATCCCGACCGCGACACGGAACGTGCGATCCTGCTGGCAACCACCGGGGTCCAGCGGGACCGGCCCCATGCGGTGCTGGACGCGGCTTCGCTGATCGACGCGCAGCGGCTGGTCCGCGCGATGCCAGTGGGCGAGGGCGTGACGGCGGCGATCCTTGATCTGGTGCGCTCCGCGCGGCCGGGTGGGGCCGAGGCTCCGGGCTGGGTCGGCGAGACTTTGGTGTGGGGACCGGGGCCGCGCGCGGCGCAGGCGCTGATGCTGCTGACACGGGCGCGGGCGGTGCTGCAGGGCCGCTTTGCGCCGACGCTGGACGACGTGGCGGCAATGGCGGCGCCTGTGCTGCGACACCGCATGGCGCTGTCCTTCGCCGCCCGCGCGCGGCGCGATTCAGCCGATGCCGTGATCGGGCGGCTGATGGGCGAAAGCCTGCGGGCCGCCGCCTGA
- a CDS encoding AEC family transporter: MTAGVLAALSPVVLLIGLGFLMRRRGFLAAAFWPQAERLSYFVLLPSLFFHGLVTADIGALPVGALALTLVTAIVIVAALTLALRPAMGLDGPAFTSVFQGSIRFNNYVGVTLAVGLFPESGIALAAICNAVIVPTVNILCVLVFARHGHARLGLRGVVRQVATNPLVLASFAGIAAKSAGFEMPPGIGPALRSLGAASLPLGLLCVGAALQFGGARRWLGPVATASALKFGAMPLATLAVALLMGLEGQALVTALVFQTLPTASSSYILARQLGGDAPLMAGITAAQTVLAVLAIPLVLAGLIAMAGI, encoded by the coding sequence GTGACCGCCGGAGTTCTCGCCGCCCTTTCGCCTGTCGTCCTGCTGATCGGGCTGGGGTTCCTGATGCGCCGCAGGGGCTTTCTCGCCGCCGCTTTCTGGCCCCAGGCCGAGCGGCTGAGCTATTTCGTCCTGCTGCCGAGCCTGTTCTTCCACGGCCTCGTCACCGCCGACATCGGCGCGCTGCCAGTGGGGGCGCTGGCCCTGACGCTGGTCACGGCGATCGTGATCGTGGCGGCGCTGACGCTGGCCTTGCGCCCGGCGATGGGACTGGACGGACCCGCCTTCACCTCGGTCTTCCAGGGCAGCATCCGGTTCAACAACTATGTCGGCGTCACGCTGGCGGTGGGGCTGTTTCCCGAAAGCGGCATCGCGCTGGCGGCGATCTGCAACGCGGTGATCGTGCCCACGGTCAACATCCTCTGCGTGCTGGTCTTTGCCCGCCATGGCCATGCGCGGCTGGGCCTGCGCGGCGTCGTCCGGCAGGTGGCGACGAACCCGCTGGTGCTGGCCTCCTTCGCCGGGATCGCGGCGAAATCCGCGGGGTTCGAGATGCCGCCGGGAATCGGCCCTGCACTGCGCTCGCTGGGGGCGGCGTCTCTGCCGCTGGGGCTGCTCTGCGTCGGCGCGGCGCTGCAGTTCGGGGGCGCGCGGCGCTGGCTTGGGCCGGTCGCCACAGCCTCGGCGCTGAAGTTCGGGGCGATGCCGCTCGCCACGCTGGCCGTCGCGCTGCTGATGGGGCTTGAGGGGCAGGCGCTGGTGACGGCGCTGGTCTTCCAGACGCTGCCGACGGCCTCGTCCTCCTATATTCTCGCCCGCCAGCTTGGGGGCGATGCGCCGCTGATGGCGGGTATCACGGCGGCGCAGACGGTGCTGGCGGTGCTGGCAATCCCGCTGGTGCTGGCCGGACTGATCGCGATGGCGGGGATCTAG